One genomic region from Muriicola soli encodes:
- the bioB gene encoding biotin synthase BioB: protein MKEIKHNWTKEEILDIHNTPLMELLYRAASVHREYHDPNKVQVSTLLSIKTGGCPEDCGYCPQAARYHTDIEGNDLMSVSQVKAQAKRAKASGSSRVCMGAAWRNVKDGPEFEQVLEMVRTINKLDMEVCCTLGMITENQAKRLAEAGLYAYNHNLDTSEDYYKDVISTRAFQDRLDTIENVRKSNVTVCSGGIIGMGEKLEDRAGMLVALATLDPQPESVPINALVAVEGTPMEEMEPVPIWDMIRMVATARIVMPKTQVRLSAGRTEMSKEGQAMCFFAGANSIFAGDKLLTTPNPDVNEDMEMFRLLGLKPQHAFEKLPQPKTVEQAESQYEAKGEKPKWTRPGHQIERNEMAKLKAKSQS, encoded by the coding sequence ATGAAAGAGATAAAGCACAATTGGACCAAAGAAGAGATTCTCGATATTCACAATACACCTTTGATGGAATTGCTCTACAGGGCAGCTAGTGTTCATCGGGAATACCACGACCCCAATAAAGTTCAGGTCTCAACTTTACTCTCTATAAAAACCGGGGGTTGTCCCGAAGATTGTGGTTATTGCCCTCAGGCAGCGCGATACCACACCGATATAGAAGGGAACGACTTGATGAGTGTGTCTCAGGTAAAGGCCCAGGCCAAGCGGGCTAAAGCTTCAGGGAGCTCAAGAGTTTGTATGGGAGCTGCATGGAGGAATGTAAAAGACGGGCCTGAGTTTGAGCAGGTATTGGAAATGGTTCGCACCATTAACAAACTCGATATGGAAGTGTGTTGTACCCTGGGAATGATCACTGAAAACCAGGCAAAACGATTAGCTGAGGCCGGTTTGTATGCGTATAACCACAATCTCGATACTTCAGAAGATTATTACAAGGATGTTATCTCTACCAGAGCATTTCAGGATAGGCTTGATACTATTGAGAACGTCAGGAAGAGTAATGTTACGGTATGCAGTGGTGGAATCATCGGAATGGGAGAAAAACTGGAAGACAGAGCCGGCATGTTGGTGGCACTGGCAACTTTAGACCCGCAGCCCGAATCGGTTCCTATCAATGCCTTGGTCGCTGTGGAAGGAACCCCTATGGAGGAGATGGAACCTGTTCCTATTTGGGATATGATAAGGATGGTGGCAACTGCGCGTATCGTTATGCCTAAGACCCAGGTAAGGCTTTCTGCAGGCAGAACGGAAATGAGTAAGGAAGGACAGGCCATGTGTTTCTTTGCCGGAGCAAACTCCATTTTTGCGGGAGACAAACTGCTCACAACACCCAATCCTGATGTCAATGAGGATATGGAGATGTTCCGTTTATTGGGATTAAAACCCCAGCATGCCTTTGAGAAATTGCCGCAACCTAAAACGGTGGAACAAGCCGAATCCCAGTATGAAGCCAAAGGAGAAAAACCAAAATGGACAAGACCCGGCCACCAGATCGAGCGAAACGAGATGGCTAAACTCAAAGCCAAATCTCAGTCGTAA
- a CDS encoding cupin-like domain-containing protein — MKLTEIPRVGSITKDQFLKDYLRPQKPVVIENYIHDWPAYTKWDFEYIRKVAGDKTVPLYDDRPVDYKEGFNEPHARMKMKDYIDLLLKEPTKYRIFLWNVMKEVPELQRDFKFPDFGIPLMKGLPMLFFGGRDSYTFMHYDIDLANIFHFHFAGKKECILFPQSESKFLYKIPHSLITHESIDFSNPDFDKWPALKHASGYKTSLNHGDVLYMPEGYWHYMKYITPGFSMSLRSVARNPLHLSKAFYNVLFMRYFDNGMRRWKGKKWIDWKNKKAIERTEKHLKEQMS; from the coding sequence TTGAAATTAACAGAGATACCCAGGGTTGGATCAATAACCAAAGATCAGTTTTTAAAGGACTATTTGCGTCCTCAAAAACCTGTCGTTATCGAAAACTATATTCACGACTGGCCTGCATATACAAAATGGGATTTTGAGTATATCCGTAAAGTGGCAGGGGATAAAACAGTTCCTCTCTATGATGACAGACCAGTAGACTACAAGGAAGGTTTTAACGAACCTCATGCTAGGATGAAGATGAAAGACTACATTGATCTTCTTCTCAAAGAACCAACCAAGTACCGCATCTTCCTCTGGAACGTAATGAAAGAAGTTCCTGAGCTGCAGAGGGATTTTAAATTTCCGGATTTTGGCATTCCATTGATGAAAGGTCTGCCTATGTTATTTTTTGGAGGCAGGGACTCTTACACTTTTATGCATTACGACATAGACCTGGCCAACATATTCCATTTTCATTTTGCCGGGAAAAAGGAATGTATCCTCTTTCCCCAGAGTGAGAGTAAGTTTTTATACAAGATTCCCCATTCCCTCATCACCCACGAGTCGATCGATTTTTCAAATCCGGATTTTGATAAATGGCCTGCCCTCAAACACGCCTCCGGATATAAAACCAGTTTAAATCACGGCGACGTCCTTTATATGCCTGAAGGATATTGGCATTATATGAAGTACATCACGCCCGGTTTTTCAATGAGTTTAAGGTCGGTAGCCAGGAATCCACTGCACCTCAGTAAGGCTTTTTACAATGTACTATTTATGAGGTACTTTGATAATGGTATGCGAAGATGGAAGGGGAAAAAATGGATCGACTGGAAAAATAAAAAGGCGATTGAGCGCACGGAAAAACACCTCAAAGAACAAATGAGTTGA
- a CDS encoding regulatory protein RecX, translated as MLKRKAYTLTEATRKIEHYCAYQERCHQEVVQKLREMHMIPEAIDQIMGHLISENYLNEERFARSFARGKFRIKSWGRNRISLELKKRNISPTIINIALRELEEPAYSDTLESLAKKRFKQLKGLNPWQQKKKLGDYLLYRGWESDLVYEQINRLVNKK; from the coding sequence ATGCTGAAAAGAAAGGCCTATACCCTCACTGAAGCCACTCGTAAAATTGAACACTATTGTGCCTACCAGGAGAGGTGCCATCAGGAGGTAGTGCAAAAACTCAGGGAAATGCACATGATCCCTGAAGCCATTGACCAGATCATGGGTCACCTTATTTCAGAGAATTACCTCAATGAAGAACGCTTTGCCAGATCCTTTGCCAGAGGCAAATTCAGGATCAAAAGCTGGGGGCGTAATCGCATCAGCCTCGAATTAAAAAAAAGAAATATCTCACCTACAATTATTAACATTGCTCTGAGGGAATTGGAAGAACCTGCGTATTCTGATACTTTAGAAAGCCTGGCAAAAAAGAGATTTAAGCAATTGAAAGGCCTCAATCCCTGGCAACAGAAAAAGAAACTAGGAGATTATTTATTATACAGGGGGTGGGAGAGTGATCTGGTCTACGAGCAGATCAACCGACTCGTAAATAAAAAATAA
- a CDS encoding beta-ketoacyl synthase N-terminal-like domain-containing protein — protein MNSLNTPISLLAIQSLSALGSGEGEVWSTYNSQQHSLKKRSFNGSDTFVAPLSENYTKSIEELRDSESRYNRLDDTVLFAMYVCRKAVQAASWGEEKAIGINMGSSRGATGIFETRHKEFVTSGKTSPTTSPLTTLGNISSWIAHDLGSTGPDISHSITCSTALHAVLNGVAWLQSGMADRFLVGEARHRLPLLPLHR, from the coding sequence ATGAATTCATTAAACACCCCAATTTCTTTGCTTGCCATTCAATCTCTATCTGCCCTTGGAAGTGGGGAAGGTGAAGTATGGTCAACTTACAATTCACAGCAACACAGCCTGAAAAAACGATCGTTTAATGGTTCGGACACCTTTGTGGCACCACTGTCCGAAAACTACACGAAATCAATAGAGGAATTAAGGGATTCGGAATCCCGGTATAATCGTCTGGACGATACTGTATTATTTGCCATGTATGTTTGCAGGAAGGCGGTGCAGGCTGCTTCCTGGGGAGAAGAGAAAGCCATTGGAATAAATATGGGTTCTTCCAGGGGAGCTACAGGTATATTTGAAACAAGACATAAGGAATTTGTAACATCAGGGAAGACATCGCCTACCACCTCACCTTTGACAACACTGGGAAATATTTCTTCATGGATTGCGCATGACCTGGGTAGTACAGGACCGGATATATCACATTCTATCACATGTTCTACGGCATTGCACGCCGTTCTTAACGGAGTTGCATGGTTGCAAAGTGGTATGGCAGATCGATTTCTGGTGGGGGAAGCGAGGCACCGCTTACCCCTTTTACCCTTGCACAGATGA